A genomic window from Elaeis guineensis isolate ETL-2024a chromosome 3, EG11, whole genome shotgun sequence includes:
- the LOC140856028 gene encoding secreted RxLR effector protein 161-like has translation MIGSLLYLTASRPDIMFSVCLCARYQSNPKESHLNAVKRILRYLNGTQTIGLWYSKDSQINLLGYSDADFAGCKLDRKSTSGTCQFLGVNLISWFSKKQNSVALSTAEAEYIAAGSCCAQILWIKQQLEDFGIKLNETPIKCDNTSAINLSKNPIQHSRSKHIEIRHHFIREHVQNKNIILEYVCTENQLADIFTKALSEERFCEIRRNLGILDPFI, from the coding sequence atgattggctcattattatatttaactgcaagtaggcctgatatcatgtttagtgtttgcttatgtgcaagatatcaatctaatcctaaggaatctcatttgaatgctgttaaaagaatccttagatacttaaatggtacacaaactatagggttatggtactctaaggactcacaaattaatttgttaggatattctgatgctgattttgctggatgtaaattagatagaaaaagcacaagtggaacttgccaatttcttggagttaacctaatctcatggtttagcaagaaacaaaattcggtggcactgtctacggctgaggccgaatacattgcagccggaagttgttgtgctcaaatcttgtggattaagcaacaactcgaagattttggaatcaaacttaatgaaacaccaataaaatgtgataatacaagtgctataaatctatctaaaaatccaatacaacactcaagatctaaacatattgagataagacatcattttataagagaacatgttcaaaataaaaatataattcttgaatatgtttgcactgaaaatcaattagctgatatctttacaaaggcccttagtgaggaaagattctgtgaaattaggagaaatctaggaattctagatccatttatctga